Proteins co-encoded in one Brassica rapa cultivar Chiifu-401-42 chromosome A02, CAAS_Brap_v3.01, whole genome shotgun sequence genomic window:
- the LOC103854782 gene encoding uncharacterized protein LOC103854782, whose protein sequence is MALVIMNVLLLLFSVVLVRSDQTTTPLKSFKISGNVTYDCINIYKQPGLDHPLLKNHTIQMKPSRTELNSQTGNSITQKNKIKCPDGTIPVLRNTKDFLTSANLFPENYVHPQSVDSPGTHIAGVRSHAGPYRGIQAWVYGVDLKIEKDQASYSQIYLGSGVNNKINYISAGFMINPGYFGDGRVWSYGFWKGKDGKGCYNTACSGFVQVSQTIPIVQPIDISPTEPSFLRPFIHQDKNTGNWWLTYLGPDKPNGDLGYWPKELFDHFDNGANMVGVGGVVKASPSGSSPPMGNGKFPDGGRRTSAIFANIDVLNSNYEQSKISYFPIEILVDSPQCYGLRVGTVKWYRRTRLGYFFNYGGPGGNSCGV, encoded by the exons ATGGCTCTCGTTATTATGAATGTCTTACTTCTTTTATTCTCGGTAGTCTTAGTTCGTTCCGATCAAACTACCACGCCTCTCAAATCCTTTAAG ATCAGTGGAAATGTAACATACGAttgcataaatatttataagcaACCAGGACTTGATCACCCTTTGCTTAAAAACCACACGATCCAG ATGAAACCATCGAGGACTGAATTAAATAGTCAAACTGGCAACAGCATCacacagaaaaataaaataaaatgtccAGATGGAACCATTCCTGTATTAAGAAATACAAAAGACTTCCTCACCAGCGCTAACCTTTTCCCCGAGAACTATGTCCATCCACAATCAGTAGACAGCCCTGGAACACAT ATTGCTGGAGTAAGGTCGCATGCTGGTCCATATCGTGGTATACAAGCTTGGGTTTATGGAGTTGACCTAAAAATCGAAAAGGATCAAGCCTCATATAGTCAAATATATTTAGGCAGTGGTGTGAATAACAAGATCAATTATATCTCTGCGGGATTTATG ATAAATCCAGGATATTTTGGCGACGGACGTGTTTGGTCATATGGATTTTGGAAg GGTAAAGATGGAAAAGGATGTTACAATACAGCTTGTTCAGGGTTTGTTCAAGTATCACAGACGATCCCCATAGTTCAACCCATTGATATTTCACCAACAGAACCTTCCTTTTTACGTCCCTTCATACATCAG GATAAAAATACAGGGAACTGGTGGCTTACATATCTGGGGCCAGATAAACCCAACGGTGATCTCGGTTATTGGCCAAAAGAATTATTTGACCATTTTGACAATGGTGCGAATATGGTTGGAGTAGGTGGTGTGGTTAAAGCTTCGCCTTCTGGTTCAAGCCCTCCAATGGGTAATGGTAAATTTCCAGATGGAGGCCGGAGAACTTCAGCAATTTTTGCAAACATTGATGTCTTGAATTCTAACTACGAGCAAAGTAAAATCAGTTATTTTCCTATTGAGATATTGGTAGATAGTCCACAATGCTACGGGCTAAGAGTCGGTACGGTAAAGTGGTACCGTCGTACTCGTCTAGGGTACTTTTTCAATTACGGTGGTCCAGGAGGAAACTCTTGTGGAGTTTGA
- the LOC103854780 gene encoding probable protein phosphatase 2C 71 isoform X2, whose protein sequence is MGYAELVQSYSNKMRVVEAPASGGGLSQNGKFSYGYASSAGKRSSMEDFFETRIDGIDGEIVGLFGVFDGHGGARAAEYLKRHLFSNLITHPKFISDTKSAIADAYNHTDSELLESENSHTRDDAGSTASTAILVGDRLLVANVGDSRAVICRAGNAFAVSRDHKPDQSDERERIENAGGFVMWAGTWRVGGVLAVSRSFGDRLLKQYVIADPEIQEEKIDDSLEFLILASDGLWDVFSNEEAVAVVKEVEEPEESTKKLVGEAIKRGSADNITCVVVRFLESKTANIKASDISSTRSSSSQEANQGETAVRDDSDHKMSTKQTNQDHTAVHLDRNAEVEARSDDSGRISSNQKPVENTAAGSSVSSEQSGSAGENNQPGQGHITVHNSLDRTVANQNPTAAHGDSTTSKASGFPSYQ, encoded by the exons CCAGAACGGAAAGTTTAGCTACGGATATGCAAGCTCAGCTGGGAAGAGGTCATCTATGGAAGACTTCTTCGAGACTAGGATCGATGGTATCGATGGTGAAATCGTTGGTCTCTTCGGAGTCTTTGATG GCCATGGTGGAGCCAGAGCAGCTGAGTATTTGAAACGCCATCTTTTCAGCAATCTTATCACTCATCCTAAGTTCATTTCTGACACCAAATCTGCTATAG CTGATGCTTATAATCATACAGACTCTGAACTTCTCGAGTCAGAGAATAGTCACACTAGAGACGACGCTGGTTCAACTGCCTCTACAGCTATTCTCGTTGGCGATCGTTTACTTGTTGCAAATGTTGGTGATTCCAGAGCTGTTATCTGTAGAGCCGGAAACG CCTTTGCTGTGTCAAGAGACCATAAACCTGACCAAAGTGATGAGCGTGAACGGATTGAGAATGCTGGTGGTTTTGTCATGTGGGCAG GGACTTGGAGAGTTGGAGGAGTGCTTGCAGTTTCTCGCTCGTTTGGTGATCGACTTCTGAAACAGTATGTTATTGCTGATCCAGAGATTCAG GAAGAGAAGATTGATGATTCTCTTGAGTTTCTGATCCTTGCCAGCGATGGATTATGGGATGTTTTCTCCAACGAG GAAGCTGTAGCAGTGGTGAAAGAGGTTGAAGAACCAGAGGAGTCCACCAAGAAACTTGTGGGagaagcaataaagagaggCAGTGCGGACAATATTACATGTGTAGTTGTCCGTTTTCTGGAGAGCAAGACTGCTAACATCAAAGCTTCCGACATATCCTCAACACGTTCCAGCTCATCTCAGGAAGCAAATCAAGGGGAAACCGCAGTTAGAGATGACTCAGACCACAAGATGTCAACCAAACAAACCAATCAAGACCATACCGCAGTGCACTTGGACCGTAATGCTGAGGTTGAAGCTAGAAGCGACGATTCCGGTCGCATCAGCTCGAATCAAAAGCCAGTTGAGAATACAGCAGCAGGAAGCAGTGTTTCTTCAGAACAAAGTGGCTCAGCAGGAGAAAATAACCAACCTGGTCAAGGGCACATCACAGTACACAACAGTTTGGACCGGACCGTTGCTAATCAAAATCCAACCGCAGCTCACGGTGACTCCACAACAAGCAAGGCAAGTGGCTTTCCCTCTTATCAATAA